In Nitrospinota bacterium, a single window of DNA contains:
- the ndk gene encoding nucleoside-diphosphate kinase — MSKQLTLGLIKPDALERGKQGAIIDRILSKGFKIVAMKQIRLTKAQAEAFYAEHAARPFFASLTGYMVTGPIIALALEKENAIADWRTLMGATNPEKADAGTIRKDFAVDLEKNSVHGSDSETSAAREVPFFFNALEY, encoded by the coding sequence ATGAGCAAGCAACTGACCTTGGGCCTCATCAAGCCGGACGCGCTGGAGCGCGGCAAACAGGGGGCGATCATCGACCGCATCCTCTCGAAGGGTTTCAAGATCGTGGCGATGAAGCAGATCCGCCTCACCAAGGCGCAGGCCGAGGCGTTCTACGCCGAACACGCGGCGCGGCCGTTCTTCGCGTCGCTCACCGGCTATATGGTGACCGGCCCGATCATCGCGCTGGCGCTGGAAAAGGAAAACGCCATCGCCGATTGGCGCACGCTGATGGGGGCCACCAACCCCGAAAAGGCCGACGCCGGCACCATCCGCAAGGATTTCGCCGTCGATCTGGAAAAAAACTCGGTGCATGGCTCGGACAGCGAAACGTCGGCCGCGCGCGAAGTCCCCTTCTTCTTCAACGCGCTCGAATACTGA
- a CDS encoding 2-oxoacid:ferredoxin oxidoreductase subunit beta — MAATTEALKAKDYRSDIRAVWCPGCGDYGVLNSVQNAFAAHQLPLNSTVCVSGIGCSSRLPYFLKTYGFHSAHGRSLPVAAGVKLARPDLEVVVFGGDGDLFSIGGGHFPHIARKNMDLTLVMMDNHIYGLTKGQSSPTSTPGSLGTITPYGVPDTNNVNPLAYALTYGATFVAQGFSGKPKQMDAIIQEALNHEGFSFVNVMSPCLTFNKVDTTDFFKAAFTDLPEDHDKGNLVAALDKAFNPPAGKVYSGIFFQTRKPTMVENLRAINKKQKADKNMDINIAVDWFKP, encoded by the coding sequence ATGGCTGCCACCACTGAAGCCCTGAAAGCGAAAGATTACCGCAGCGATATACGCGCCGTCTGGTGCCCCGGCTGCGGCGACTACGGCGTGCTCAACTCGGTGCAAAACGCCTTCGCGGCGCACCAGCTGCCGCTGAACAGCACCGTCTGCGTCTCCGGCATCGGCTGCTCCAGCCGCCTTCCGTACTTCCTCAAGACCTACGGCTTCCACTCCGCCCATGGCCGCTCGTTGCCGGTCGCGGCCGGCGTAAAGCTGGCCCGGCCCGACCTCGAAGTGGTGGTGTTCGGCGGCGACGGCGACCTGTTCTCCATCGGCGGCGGGCATTTCCCGCACATCGCCCGCAAGAACATGGATCTCACGCTGGTGATGATGGACAACCACATTTACGGGCTGACCAAGGGGCAGTCCTCGCCCACCTCGACCCCCGGCTCCCTCGGCACGATCACTCCTTACGGCGTACCCGATACCAACAACGTAAATCCGCTGGCCTACGCGCTGACCTACGGCGCGACCTTCGTGGCGCAGGGCTTCTCCGGAAAACCGAAACAGATGGACGCCATCATTCAGGAAGCGCTCAACCACGAGGGCTTTTCGTTCGTGAACGTGATGTCCCCCTGCCTCACCTTCAACAAAGTGGATACCACCGACTTCTTCAAAGCGGCGTTCACCGACCTGCCCGAGGATCACGACAAAGGCAACCTGGTGGCGGCGCTCGACAAGGCCTTCAACCCGCCCGCGGGCAAAGTATACAGCGGCATCTTCTTCCAAACGCGCAAGCCCACCATGGTGGAAAACCTGCGCGCCATCAACAAAAAACAGAAAGCGGATAAAAACATGGATATCAACATAGCGGTGGATTGGTTCAAACCATGA